In Terriglobia bacterium, the sequence CATGGAAGCGCTGACGGTGACCCCGGCGCTGCGGCTCCCCATGGTGGCCATGGTGGGCAACCGCGCCCTCGACGATCCGGGCGCCTTCGGCACCGAACACAACGACGCGCTGGCGGTGCGTGACCTGGGCTGGATGCTGACCTGGGTGGACAACGGTCAGGAGGCGCTGGACACCACTCTGATCGCCTATCGCGTGGCCGAGGACCGGCGCATCTTCCTGCCCTGCGCCATCAGTTGCGACGGTGCCTTCCTGACCCATTCGCAATCGCTGGTGAAAATCCCGTCGCAGGAGCAGGTCAACGAATTCCTGCCCAGGTACAACCGCGCTGACCTGCTCCTGCATCCGGACAATCCGATCACCGTGGCGCCGCAGGCCAACGAGGATTGGGTGATGGAAATCCGGCGCCAGAACTACGCAGCCATGGAGCGCACCTACGGCGTGATCCGGGAAGCGTTCGCGGACTTCGAGCGCATCTTCGGACGCTCCTACGGCAACCCGTTCTTCGAGGAGTACATGACCGACGATGCCGACGTGGTGCTGATGGGTATGGGGACGCTATCCACACCGGTCAAGGTTGCCATCCGGCAGATGCGCAAGGCAGGCAAGAAAGTGGGGTTCGTGCGCCTGCGCTGGTTCCGTCCGTTTGCCGCCGAAGAGCTGGCGCAGTGCCTGTCGCGTTTCAAAGCGGTGGGCGTGATCGATCGCGACTACTCTTTCGGCTCTCCGCACTCGGGCGGCGTGGTGGCGGGCGAGGTGCGCAACGCGCTGTACCCGGGAGCAGGAAAGAAGCCGCCGGTGCTGGGCTTCATTTGCGGCCTGGGCGGTCGCGAGGTGACCATTCCGGACGTGGAAAAGATCACGGGATCGGTCTACCAGGCGGCGGAAGGGAAGCAGCAACCGCTAACCCAATGGACCGGGTTGCGCGAGTAACCACACAAGATCGGACGAAACAGTTCAGACGAAACAGTGAGGAGTTATGGCGACAATCGTACAGATTGACCCGACGCAACAATTGGACCCGTTCAAGTCAGTCAAGAAAATTCCGACGCATGAGTTCTTCACCTCCGGACACCGGACGTGCCAGGGCTGTGAGTCGGCGCTGGTCATGAAGATGATGGTCAAAGCGGCCGGGCCGCGCACCATCGTGCTGGGCAGTACGGGTTGCATGTACGTGGCCAATACTACGTACTACAGCACGTCGTGGGTGGTGCCGTGGATGCATACGCAATTGGGCAGCAGCGGGTCGGCCGCGCTGGGCGTGGCGGCCGGGCTGAAGGCGCAGATGCGCAAGGGCAAGATGAAGAAAGAGCCGATCAACGTTATCGCCTTCTGCGGCGATGGTGGCGGCGCCGACATGGGACTGGGCGCGATTTCGGCGACCTTGACCCATCCCGATTACAACTGCCTGATCCTGCTCTACGACAATGAGTCGTACGCCAACACCGACATCCAGCTATCCGGCAGCACGCCCTGGGGCGCCAACACCACCTTCAGCACGCCGGGCTCGGTGAAGCGCATCATGCACCACCGCTGGAAGAAGAACATGGCGGGGCTGATGGCGGTGGGGCACCCGACTTGCCGCTACGTTGCGACGATTTGCATGTCGTACGGATTGCACGGTATGAACAGCATCCGCAAAGCGCTGACCATCGGCGGACCGACCTTTATCCATTCCCTGGATCCGTGTCCCAAGGGTTGGGATTACGATCCCATCCAATCGCACGAACTGGGCGAGCTGGCGGTGCAGTGCGGTATTTGGCCGCTTTACGAAGTTGAGGATGGCAAGCTGCGGCTCACGGGGAGAACGCAGCAGATCGCCGACGGGAAGATTCCGCGCAAACCGGTTCGGGATTACCTGCTGCGGCAGGGTAGGTTCGCGCACTTTACCAACGACGATCTGGATTATTTCCAGGCCAAGATCGATCAGATGTGGACGAAGTGGCTGATCCCGGGTGTGATTCCGTTCGAGAAAGACCTGGCAGCTGATAACCCGCCGGCGTAAGCCGGCGGGCCTAAAACCCGGGATAGTTGGCACCTCCGAAAGCGGAACTAACTTAGTTCGGCATTTTGTGAGTGATATCTCATCCGACGTTTCCGTCGGGAGGTGCAAGGATGTCCGAAGCTGCGCATCTGCAACTGATTCACCCATCGCGCATTCCCAATCGATGGGTTCAATTGATCGCCGGCGTCATCGCGATGATGGCGATTGCCAACCTGCAGTACGCTTGGACCCTGTTTACCACTCCCATCAAATCCCATTTCCACGTAACCCTGACTGTGGTTCAGTTCGCGTTCTTTCTCTTCGTTGCCCTTGAAACCTGGCTTGTTCCCTTTGAGGGTTATCTGGTTGACCGCATCGGGCCGCGCCTCATGCTGGGGCTCGGCGGCATCCTGGTGGGGCTCAGCTGGATGGGCTCCGGCAGCACCGAGACGATTCGCGGCCTGTACTTCTGGTACGCCCTTGGCGGCCTGGGCGCGGGCATCGTTTATGGCGGCTCCATCGGAAACGCCCTCAAGTG encodes:
- a CDS encoding pyruvate ferredoxin oxidoreductase — translated: MATLAPAVEEKKGGEKTALITGSEAIAVACQLADVDVVTAYPIRPYDTVMQYVAKLVSNGEMDCEYIVAEGEHSQFEIVKHASAVGARVFCGSSGVGWMYAMEALTVTPALRLPMVAMVGNRALDDPGAFGTEHNDALAVRDLGWMLTWVDNGQEALDTTLIAYRVAEDRRIFLPCAISCDGAFLTHSQSLVKIPSQEQVNEFLPRYNRADLLLHPDNPITVAPQANEDWVMEIRRQNYAAMERTYGVIREAFADFERIFGRSYGNPFFEEYMTDDADVVLMGMGTLSTPVKVAIRQMRKAGKKVGFVRLRWFRPFAAEELAQCLSRFKAVGVIDRDYSFGSPHSGGVVAGEVRNALYPGAGKKPPVLGFICGLGGREVTIPDVEKITGSVYQAAEGKQQPLTQWTGLRE
- a CDS encoding pyruvate synthase produces the protein MATIVQIDPTQQLDPFKSVKKIPTHEFFTSGHRTCQGCESALVMKMMVKAAGPRTIVLGSTGCMYVANTTYYSTSWVVPWMHTQLGSSGSAALGVAAGLKAQMRKGKMKKEPINVIAFCGDGGGADMGLGAISATLTHPDYNCLILLYDNESYANTDIQLSGSTPWGANTTFSTPGSVKRIMHHRWKKNMAGLMAVGHPTCRYVATICMSYGLHGMNSIRKALTIGGPTFIHSLDPCPKGWDYDPIQSHELGELAVQCGIWPLYEVEDGKLRLTGRTQQIADGKIPRKPVRDYLLRQGRFAHFTNDDLDYFQAKIDQMWTKWLIPGVIPFEKDLAADNPPA